A window of the Miscanthus floridulus cultivar M001 chromosome 14, ASM1932011v1, whole genome shotgun sequence genome harbors these coding sequences:
- the LOC136504040 gene encoding uncharacterized protein — MAYPVQVLSHLRIATAALTVIAPVPSLFTFKIADKRLADLAGVTFPIIKAKLKLDGVQKSVPELTQTGPMLVTHWGLSGPVVLRLSAWGARELHQCNYQGKLMVDFVPDIHIEDVKRILFQYKDQHAKRKVNITFPTEFGLVKRFWRFLLEQESLNDDTHWASMPNNHLNAIALRLKQWMFEVVGKGQFKDEFVTAGGVPISEISLGTMESKKQPNLFFAGEVLNVDGVTGGFNFQNAWTGGYIAGTSIGTLASTSNLSEQQSCLQL, encoded by the exons CGACAGCGGCTTTGACCGTTATTGCACCAGTGCCCAGCTTGTTCACATTTAAAATCGCAGACAAACGGCTGGCTGATCTCGCTGGG GTTACATTTCCAATAATCAAAGCAAAACTGAAGCTGGATGGTGTTCAAAAAAGTGTTCCCGAATTAAC ACAGACTGGGCCTATGTTAGTTACACACTGGGGGCTTAGTGGGCCTGTTGTGCTGCGGTTGTCGGCATGGGGAGCACGTGAACTACATCAGTGCAACTACCAAG GAAAGCTTATGGTTGACTTTGTACCTGATATTCATATCGAGGACGTGAAGCGAATCCTATTCCAGTACAAAGATCAGCATGCG AAGCGCAAAGTGAATATCACGTTCCCCACGGAGTTTGGCCTGGTGAAGAGATTTTGGAGATTCCTACTAGAACAGGAG agtttaaatgatgatacacactGGGCCTCCATGCCAAATAATCATCTAAACGCAATAGCCCTTCGGTTGAAACAATGGATGTTTGAAGTGGTCGGAAAG GGCCAATTTAAAGATGAATTTGTGACTGCAGGAGGTGTTCCAATTTCAGAG ATATCACTTGGCACTATGGAAAGCAAGAAACAGCCAAATCTGTTCTTTGCAGGAGAG GTTCTTAATGTTGATGGGGTCACAGGCGGATTCAATTTTCAG AATGCATGGACCGGTGGGTATATAGCTGGGACAAGCATAGGCACACTAGCATCGACTAGCAATCTCTCAGAGCAGCAGTCATGTttgcaattgtaa